TTGCGTCCGAATACCTGGCCCACCGCGAGCAGCGGCTGGACCAGGTCCGGTCGGCGTTGGCCCAACTCGGCGACGACGCCACCGCGCGCCAGGTCGTCGAGCACGTCTACACCGACGTCGGCGAGGAACTTTGGGACGCCGCCGAATGGTCCGTGCAAGCGCAGCTGAACTACCTACGCCGATGAACGACGCGAGACAGAAGCCAGGGTCGCAAATCCCGCGGCGATCACGGCCCTAGCTTCTGTCTCGCGTTGCAGCTACCTCGCTCGGCGGGCCAGCCGTTCGGAGTCGGAGATCAACACGCTCTTGCCTTCCAGGCGGATCCAACCGCGATGGGCGAAATCGGCCAGCGCCTTGTTCACCGTTTCCCGTGATGCGCCCACCAGCTGGGCGATCTCCTCCTGCGTCAGGTCGTGGGTGACCCGCATCGCCCCGCCTTCTTGGGTGCCGAACCGCTGGGCCAACTGCAGCAGCTGCTTGGCGACCCGGCCGGGCACGTCGGTGAAGATCAGGTCGGCGAGGTTGTTGTTGGTGCGGCGCAGCCGCCGGGCCAGCACCCGCAGCAGCTGCTCGGCGATTTCAGGACGATCTTTGATCCACGACCGCAGCGCGTCGCGGTCCATCGACACCGCACGCACTTCGGTGATGGTGGTCGCGCTGGAGGTCCGTGGCCCCGGGTCGAAGATCGACAACTCGCCGAACATGTCCGACGGGCCCATGATCGTCAGCAGATTCTCCCGGCCGTCCGGTGAACGTCGGCCGATTTTGACCTTCCCGGAAATGATGATGTACAGCCGGTCGC
This Mycobacterium xenopi DNA region includes the following protein-coding sequences:
- the crp gene encoding cAMP-activated global transcriptional regulator CRP, coding for MDEILARAGIFQGVEPSAVAALTKQLQPVDFPRGHTIFAEGEPGDRLYIIISGKVKIGRRSPDGRENLLTIMGPSDMFGELSIFDPGPRTSSATTITEVRAVSMDRDALRSWIKDRPEIAEQLLRVLARRLRRTNNNLADLIFTDVPGRVAKQLLQLAQRFGTQEGGAMRVTHDLTQEEIAQLVGASRETVNKALADFAHRGWIRLEGKSVLISDSERLARRAR